One window from the genome of Crassostrea angulata isolate pt1a10 chromosome 2, ASM2561291v2, whole genome shotgun sequence encodes:
- the LOC128173476 gene encoding potassium voltage-gated channel protein Shaw-like: MSTIKVQTGSSSGKAKFSSTKMASKKKGGLANQNLLHALLPGAKLDKKNGGKISVKVGISNDIVMFNVGGTKFETYRSTLCSQPNSPLADDTFMNRHYNEDRKEYFFDRDPDVFKAILNYLRTGELHLPSFICGPAAREELLFWGVSDDIIQRCCWSHYNSWNSTLEALMQLEKDRKGSMDEYTSSKGRSKGTAWEKLQTKLWKILNKPNSSRTAKAYGYISLIFVLISIASFVVETHPVFDNRVKILKPGTFDASRNVTSSFPYNTSASFNATLKNASIPKDTDYVTVKVTHPAFLAIDISCLIYFTIDYIVRLIFARKKFQYMTSLMGVVDILAIIPDYVQFIVYAIHPEMRYDGNINYIAILRVARVLRIFRLIRHVPGLWILFYTLKSSFKELLLMIVFLIVGMLIFSSLIYFVDDRDTFKSIPHSFWWSLITMTTVGYGDMYPVTELGYIVGSFTALSGLLMIGFSVPVLVNNFIMYYKHLEFAIIDEEAKENNEDSDEDDDMSEKRVVYNNNSSSSPSHVEEVKLCNGDEEAT; this comes from the exons ATGTCCACGATAAAAGTGCAAACTGGATCCTCTAGTGGCAAAGCGAAATTCTCTTCCACGAAAATGGCGTCCAAGAAAAAGGGCGGGTTGGCGAATCAGAATTTGCTGCACGCTCTGCTTCCGGGAGCGAAGCTGGATAAAAAGAATGGCGGAAAAATATCAGTGAAAGTAGGAATTTCAAATGATATCGTGATGTTCAATGTCGGAGGAACCAAGTTCGAAACCTACAGGTCCACGCTGTGCAGCCAACCAAACAGTCCGCTAGCAGACGACACTTTTATGAATAGGCATTACAACGAGGAtcggaaggagtatttctttgaCCGAGACCCGGATGTCTTCAAG GCCATATTGAATTACCTGCGGACCGGCGAGCTTCACCTGCCTTCTTTCATATGTGGTCCAGCGGCAAGGGAAGAACTATTG TTCTGGGGCGTCAGCGATGACATCATACAGCGATGCTGCTGGTCGCACTACAACAGCTGGAACTCCACGCTAGAGGCGCTGATGCAGCTCGAAAAGGACCGGAAGGGCTCGATGGACGAGTACACGAGTTCAAAGGGCAGGTCAAAGGGTACCGCATGGGAGAAGTTGCAGACCAAGCTATGGAAGATACTGAACAAGCCAAACTCCAGCCGAACTGCCAAG GCTTATGGATACATCTCCTTAATATTCGTCCTCATCTCCATTGCAAGCTTCGTCGTCGAAACGCATCCCGTTTTTGACAACAGAGTCAAGATTCTCAAACCAGGAACTTTCGACGCATCTCGAAacgtgacgtcatcatttccaTACAACACATCCGCGTCGTTCAACGCAACTCTAAAAAATGCATCAATTCCAAAAGACACGGATTACGTCACAGTGAAAGTGACACACCCCGCCTTTTTGGCAATCGACATTTCCTGTCTGATCTATTTCACGATCGACTACATCGTACGACTGATATTTGCCCGGAAGAAGTTCCAGTACATGACGTCACTGATGGGCGTGGTCGACATCCTTGCGATCATTCCGGACTACGTCCAGTTCATTGTGTACGCGATCCACCCGGAAATGCGATACGACGGCAACATAAACTACATCGCGATTCTCCGTGTGGCGAGAGTTCTCCGGATTTTCCGGTTGATCCGGCACGTTCCGGGACTCTGGATCCTGTTCTACACCTTGAAATCCAGTTTCAAGGAACTACTCCTCATGATTGTCTTCCTCATCGTCGGCATGCTGATTTTCTCCTCATTGATCTACTTCGTGGACGACAGAGACACGTTCAAGAGTATCCCCCACAGCTTCTGGTGGAGCCTCATCACCATGACAACCGTGGGTTATGGCGACATGTACCCGGTGACGGAGCTTGGTTACATTGTCGGGTCGTTCACGGCGTTATCCGGGCTACTGATGATCGGATTCTCTGTCCCAGTGCTGGTCAATAATTTCATCATGTACTACAAGCATCTTGAGTTCGCGATCATTGACGAAGAAGCGAAGGAGAATAACGAGGACAGCGATGAAGACGACGATATGAGCGAAAAGCGCGTGGTATATAATAACAATTCTTCTTCTTCGCCTTCTCATGTTGAGGAGGTAAAACTGTGCAATGGAGATGAGGAAGCAACTTAA